AAAAAAGAAAACAGGGAGGTAGTAAATGGAGTCAGAGAGGCTAATGATGAAAGAGAAAAAGAAGATAAGTAAAAAGATGGCACAACGGTATCAAAAAGCAGGAAAGAAAGAAAAGGGAAAGATATTAGATCTTTTTGTATCTCTAACAAATTATACCCGATGTTATGCAAGCTGGATATTAAGGAATTGGGGAAAAAAAGTAGTAATATATACAGGTAAGAAACGTATAATTTTTGTCGGAGAATGGCAAAGTTATGGTAAAACAAGCAATCGTAAAGGTAAAAGAATTTATGATGAAAAAGTGCAGATAGTTTTAAAGAAAGTATGGTGTATTTTAAACTATCCTTGTGGGACAAGGCTAGCCGATTACATGCAAGAGATAGTTAGGGTATTAGAAAAACATAAAGAGATAATTTTAGACGCAGAAACAAGAGAGAAACTTTTAAAGATAAGCCCAAGAACTATAGATAGATTATTGAAGGAAGAGAAGAAGAAAATGGAATTGAAAGGCAAAAGTCGGACAAAACCTGGTATGTTATTAAAACATCAAATACCGATACGCACCTTTTCTGAATGGGATGAGAAACAAGCTGGCTTTCTGGAAAAGGATTTGGTAAGTCATGATGGTGGAAAAGTGGAAGGGATGCATGCTCAAACCCTTAGTATGACCGATATACATACTGGTTGGACAGAAACTATTGGAGTAAAAAACAAGAGTCAAAAATATGTATTTGCAGGATTAAAAAAATCTATTTCAAACTTTCCATTTCCTATATTAGGGTTAGATTCTGACAATGGTAGCGAGTTTATAAATGCTCATTTACAAAAGTACTGTGAAGAAGAGAAAATAACCTTTACCAGATCAAGACCTTATAGGAAAAACGATAGTTGTTACATAGAACAAAAAAACTGGCATATAGTAAGAAAAACGGTTGGTTACTGGCGTTACGAAAAAGACCATGAAATCTTTCTATTAAACAAAATATACGAAAACTTGAGGCTTTATACAAACTACTTTCAACCACAAATGAAACTTATAGAAAAAATCCGTAAAGGCAGTAAAGTAAGTAAAAAGTATGATATTGCGACAACCCCTTATCAGAGAATCTTATGTTGCCCAAATATTGCAGAAAGTATAAAAGAAAATCTCAAAAATCAATATGAGACTCTTAATCCCGTTGTATTACAAAACAATCTGATAGACTTACAAAGATTGCTTTTTAAGGTAGTAACAAAAAATCAGTTCTATAAAAACAGATTCGAAGAAAAGAAGAAAAAACAACTTGCGTTAAAATAGATTTTAAAATGGCATAACGATTATGCCTTTATATAGATTTCTATTTGACGCAACAGGGGTTTTAAGAATTCTCTAATAAATAAAAACCAATTCCTTGCTACTTATTTTATTTTTCAAACTTAATAAACCCAGCGTTCTCAACTCGCCATAATTGTGTCCCGGTAGGTATCCAGTTAAAAAACCCAGCTTTTTTATATGTACCTAAACTAAACGCAAGTTGTTCCACCTCTTGCGGATTAATACCAATCTCTCTAAGAGGTATCTTCATCTCGGAGGTCCACTCTTTTGTTTCATTGTTCAAAACAGAAACTTTATACTCAATGGTGCTCTCAAGTTTTTTGACTCTTTCATAAGGCATCTTGAAAGGGTTGTGTACGACAAACTCTCCATCAATTTTACCTGTTAAAATATATATAGGCCCAGTTACCATATCATCTATCCACCATCCGTGGCTATGGGTACCGAGTTGTGTTTCTATACCTACCTCAAACCAGGGTTGATGGTTTTTCACTCGAGGCAACATACCCTCAACAAACGGGTCAGGGTCGTGTTTCATACCTATATATAGGTTATCATTATCATACTTAACCCAAGCATACGATTTTGCACACTTAGTATCTAACCCCATATGTTCTTTCCCTACAACAATGGATTGGTTAAGGTTCAATTCGCCCCAT
The DNA window shown above is from bacterium and carries:
- a CDS encoding transposase family protein; this translates as MESERLMMKEKKKISKKMAQRYQKAGKKEKGKILDLFVSLTNYTRCYASWILRNWGKKVVIYTGKKRIIFVGEWQSYGKTSNRKGKRIYDEKVQIVLKKVWCILNYPCGTRLADYMQEIVRVLEKHKEIILDAETREKLLKISPRTIDRLLKEEKKKMELKGKSRTKPGMLLKHQIPIRTFSEWDEKQAGFLEKDLVSHDGGKVEGMHAQTLSMTDIHTGWTETIGVKNKSQKYVFAGLKKSISNFPFPILGLDSDNGSEFINAHLQKYCEEEKITFTRSRPYRKNDSCYIEQKNWHIVRKTVGYWRYEKDHEIFLLNKIYENLRLYTNYFQPQMKLIEKIRKGSKVSKKYDIATTPYQRILCCPNIAESIKENLKNQYETLNPVVLQNNLIDLQRLLFKVVTKNQFYKNRFEEKKKKQLALK